A window of Halobacillus naozhouensis genomic DNA:
CTGAGTTATCATTTATCTAACGAAATTGCAAAGTATATCTTTTGGTTAGATGTTGATTTAGATGTAACAAAACGTAATTACAATAATAGAAGGCCAGATATTATTTTTCATAAGAGAAGGACGAATTCTTTGAATTACTTAGTAGTTGAATTAAAAAAAATAAAAAATGATAATCAATCTGATATATGTAAGTTAAAAGAGGACTGGATGAGAGAACCATTAAATTATAAGTATGGAGTATATATTAATATTTGGGGTAAAGATAGATTCAAAGCAATAGTATTAAGAGATGGGGAGAGACAAGAAATAAATGACTCTTGCAATTACATAAGTGTACCAAGTGAGAGTAAGAGATTTCTAAATGAATATGATAAAATTTTAAAAGAAATTATTCAAACAAAAGAGACACCTAATTCACTTGATAACCTAATACTGGAAACTTACGAAAGAAATACATTTACTAATACATAATACTTTCTAATCCAAGAAAAATTTAATGAATTTTTGATATAATTCTTTGAAGAAGGAGGGCATAAATGGAGGATGTTAACTTTTTTTGTCTAAGATGTGGCAAAGCTAACGAGATAATGGATTTCTTTGAAAATGAGAATATCGAATTATGGGAACTTGATAATATACCTATAAGGATAATAGGTTTTAAAGAATATGGGAAATATATTTGTGATTTATGTGACAGTGACTTTGAAATAGAAGAGTACTTTGCTGATTCTATAGCTGATTATGAACAATTTATTGATATATGTGCTGAAACAATCGGAGAATTTTTATCAACAAAAGTTGAGAAGTGTAATAAATGCTCTGACGGAGAAATTATTGAGAGTTTTCATTGGGCAATGAATAAGGAGGATGGAACAGATAATTATACAGGTACGACATTTTATGACTTCATAGGGGACTATGGAATATCTGATTTTAGTTTAAAAGAAACAATATTACAATATATCCAGTGTTCTTCATGTGGATATGGGGCAGACTTTGATAAAGATGATTTTAGAATATTTGATATAAACGATAAAGTTCTAAGTGAACATGAAATAAGTGAATTTTTTGGAGATGAATATGGTCTTGATTTTACACAATTAAACAGCATATCCAACAATTACGGAATTGAATTAAGTAAAAGCGAAGTAGAAGATTTTATTAATAAAATAAGTGAGAATCCTATGTTGGCTTATCAGTATGAAACTGGAGTGAAACTATATAACTTGTTTAAAAAGATTTTCTATAATGACAAAGTATTTATTCTTGAAAGTGGAACGAAGATATTTAGGGGAAGGAATAGGAAGAAGGACGAAGATAAGTTATCGAACACCCAACTTTGGAGTCCTCCAATAGGGAACGCTGGTCACGGAAGATATAATTTAATAGGAATTCCAGTTCTCTATTGCAGTAATATAACAGAGGGTATACCTTATGAACTAAATCCTCTAAATAATGATTACATTGATATAGGAACATTTCAAATAAATACCCCCTTAAAATTATTGGATATTTCAGAAATGTTCAATGAAGAATTTGGCGAATATATAAGTTCCGTAAATAACGAGAGTAAGAAGCTAAAAAGAGGATATTTGTTAACAAACTTTATTAAAGATTGCTGTGCTTCTATAGGATTTAATGGTATTAGATATATGGGTGTTGGAAAAGAGAACTATTACAACTATGCCTTGTTTAACTATGAACAAGATAGAGAAATAAAAGTATTGGATGATGTAATGACTTTTGATTGCATTATTAGTTATTCCATTCGAAAAGCAAAAGTATAGAAGAAGTTATTATTATATTACATAACTATTATAATATATAAAAGAAAAGGGTAGCGCTAAATAGCTACCCTAATAACTTAAGAAACGCAGGAAAAACATTAGTAAAAGGTTAGACCAGACATTAATGAAGGAATACCTAGAGATTATATTGAACAACAAGTCGTACTTTGAAATTGCTTGAACCATGGTTTCCCATTCGACGTTTTGTCTTCAAAAAGCTAGTAGGGCAAGCCTGTTATGTTATAGTAACGTTAGAAAGAGGAGAATATATGTCAGGGATTAAATTCTATTCTGCATATGATATAGCTTGTGGTGAAGAACTTGAGAA
This region includes:
- a CDS encoding RES domain-containing protein; translated protein: MEDVNFFCLRCGKANEIMDFFENENIELWELDNIPIRIIGFKEYGKYICDLCDSDFEIEEYFADSIADYEQFIDICAETIGEFLSTKVEKCNKCSDGEIIESFHWAMNKEDGTDNYTGTTFYDFIGDYGISDFSLKETILQYIQCSSCGYGADFDKDDFRIFDINDKVLSEHEISEFFGDEYGLDFTQLNSISNNYGIELSKSEVEDFINKISENPMLAYQYETGVKLYNLFKKIFYNDKVFILESGTKIFRGRNRKKDEDKLSNTQLWSPPIGNAGHGRYNLIGIPVLYCSNITEGIPYELNPLNNDYIDIGTFQINTPLKLLDISEMFNEEFGEYISSVNNESKKLKRGYLLTNFIKDCCASIGFNGIRYMGVGKENYYNYALFNYEQDREIKVLDDVMTFDCIISYSIRKAKV